A stretch of Streptococcus sp. oral taxon 061 DNA encodes these proteins:
- a CDS encoding PTS sugar transporter subunit IIA, with product MTKSLILVSHGRFCEELKGSTEMIMGPQDNIHAVALLPEDGPEEFTAKFEAAIEGLDDFLVFADLLGGTPCNVVSRLIMEGRDIELYAGMNLPMVIEFINASLTGIDADYKSRASESIVKVNDLLASFDDDEDE from the coding sequence ATGACTAAATCATTGATTTTAGTGAGCCACGGTCGTTTCTGTGAAGAACTTAAAGGTAGCACAGAAATGATTATGGGACCACAAGACAACATTCATGCGGTGGCTCTTCTTCCAGAAGATGGACCAGAAGAATTTACTGCTAAATTTGAAGCTGCTATTGAAGGATTGGATGATTTCCTAGTCTTTGCAGATCTTCTTGGTGGAACACCATGTAACGTGGTGAGCCGTCTGATTATGGAAGGTCGTGACATTGAACTTTATGCAGGAATGAACCTTCCAATGGTTATTGAATTTATCAATGCAAGCCTAACAGGCATTGATGCGGACTATAAGAGTCGTGCTTCAGAAAGCATTGTGAAAGTTAATGATTTATTGGCTAGCTTCGATGACGATGAAGATGAATAA